One genomic segment of Arachis duranensis cultivar V14167 chromosome 4, aradu.V14167.gnm2.J7QH, whole genome shotgun sequence includes these proteins:
- the LOC107483660 gene encoding uncharacterized protein LOC107483660, with protein MSNTNTIPDTQNTTQDQEDEELLVVFNNEDVKEGLQGCKNSLIGRLMTEKSINSAWIQSAMQNIWKKPEGLRIVELKPKIYQIFFQKETDLDRVLKGSPWNFRNSWFLLKKWDRSEDPVEKGLDKADIKVQIWNLPKHCKTARLGWKIASALGVVKECDVFENTRDQVRFIKAIVTLNTNKPILKGANIGSKEDGLIWTDFKYEKLPNFCYYCGLIGHEKSNCQQAIDDEEKGENKSKELGPWLKADLIGSIVKVVKNQQNGDSEERKEKNTMSQQRLTARMLEKLEKLTMIDIPEPSNSKGKEAEQLQYNQEQRVGIEQEETEEIPLTLVKQVSNTPRTMATGSVPEKAEQKESTENIEEEAKRKETKKKEIKEQEREFTPIVLEEVTSTKTAKETTKQGNKTWKRQARQMAATTKNEKENSDFGRQKRKALEAEEMEIDSTEVKMIKINAEPILLTAEAAQQPCRRP; from the coding sequence ATGTCAAACACAAACACCATTCCAGATACACAAAACACAACTCAAGACCAAGAAGATGAAGAACTCTTGGTAGTGTTCAACAATGAAGATGTGAAGGAAGGCTTACAAGGATGCAAAAATAGCTTAATAGGAAGATTAATGACTGAAAAAAGCATCAACAGCGCATGGATACAATCTGCAATGCAAAACATTTGGAAGAAACCAGAAGGTCTGAGAATAGTAGAGTTAAAGCCAAAGATCTACCAAATTTTTTTCCAGAAAGAGACAGACTTAGATAGAGTGCTGAAGGGGAGTCCATGGAATTTTAGAAACTCGTGGTTTCTCTTAAAGAAGTGGGATAGAAGCGAGGATCCAGTAGAGAAAGGACTAGATAAAGCTGACATCAAGGTGCAAATATGGAACTTACCTAAGCACTGCAAGACTGCAAGGTTAGGGTGGAAGATAGCCTCTGCTTTGGGTGTTGTTAAAGAGTGTGATGTTTTTGAAAACACAAGAGACCAAGTGCGCTTCATAAAAGCCATAGTAACTCTTAACACAAACAAACCCATCCTAAAAGGGGCGAATATTGGCAGCAAGGAAGATGGGTTGATCTGGACAGATTTCAAATATGAAAAGTTGCCAAACTTCTGTTACTACTGCGGGCTGATAGGGCATGAGAAAAGTAATTGCCAACAAGCAATAGATGACGAGGAAAAGGGAGAGAACAAATCTAAAGAGCTGGGGCCCTGGTTGAAAGCCGATTTGATAGGAAGCATAGTGAAAGTAGTGAAAAATCAACAAAACGGAGACTCAGAGGAAAGAAAGGAGAAAAACACAATGTCCCAGCAAAGGCTTACCGCAAGAATGCTAGAAAAGTTGGAGAAATTAACAATGATAGATATACCAGAGCCATCTAACAGTAAGGGAAAGGAGGCAGAACAATTACAATACAACCAAGAACAGAGAGTAGGGATAGAACAAGAAGAAACAGAAGAAATCCCTTTAACACTAGTGAAACAAGTAAGCAACACACCACGGACGATGGCCACTGGATCCGTACCAGAAAAAGCAGAACAAAAAGAGAGTACAGAGAAcatagaagaagaagcaaagaggaaagaaacaaagaagaaagagatcAAGGAGCAAGAAAGAGAGTTTACTCCAATAGTCTTGGAGGAGGTCACCAGTACAAAGACAGCAAAGGAGACAACAAAACAAGGAAACAAAACTTGGAAGAGGCAAGCAAGACAAATGGcagcaacaacaaaaaatgaaaaagagaattcTGACTTTGGACGGCAAAAGAGGAAGGCACTAGAGGCTGAGGAGATGGAGATTGATAGTACTGAGGTGAAGATGATAAAAATCAACGCAGAACCCATACTTCTAACGGCAGAGGCTGCTCAGCAGCCCTGCCGAAGGCCATGA